A genomic region of Candidatus Zymogenaceae bacterium contains the following coding sequences:
- a CDS encoding PAS domain S-box protein translates to MSRERKNELSISPDMFEQYLHIAEVMILLLDRDARISYINRKGAQILGFETSQLIGSRWIDNFIPERNREEVENIFHEIVTGKLEMFGFYENPILTKSGEERIIRWHNTVLKDGDGELIGALSSGEDVTERRIIEEALQRSRDDWENIFQAVGDPTFILDTDHKIIDANRAAVEAFGTRIEEITGQYCFRFCHGLESPAEGCPMKEILKSGDFQRKVMKIETLNGTFLVSCTPILKDGEIERIIHVASDITEQKRIEDELIDNQERFRSLVEDINDVIFSLDLSGTITYISPVFERIFSYDVDTMVGSNFMEYIHPDDLQNVLVSLEGVLEGDIKPYQYRVIDKDGTPVFIESSSRLVYLDGSPVGLTGVLRDITEKKKMQEQFQQTEKLSSLGEIISGVAHELNNPLTTIVGFSELVMKKDVPEGVKEDLKIIYEEAIRSSKIIKSLLTFARKHTPEKKMIKINDVIREAYKLREYELRVDNVNTEFELSEDLPETCADPYQLQQVFINLINNAHHALLEKNCGRLKITTCREGNAICIVCEDNGPGILNEHISKIFDPFFTTKEVGRGTGLGLSVVYGIVSEHDGEISVESEEGNGTKFTIRIPIITKEADSLKTDTAEYKSPEGAVSILVVEDESLLRKFISTVLISEGYNVEDCESGEEAIEMIKKGDFDLIISDMKMSGIGGQNLYTYVQKYYPDLVEKMLFITGDVLGRETQNFFKISGCKYLEKPFTSSKLLVYTNELLD, encoded by the coding sequence ATGAGTCGTGAGAGGAAGAACGAGTTGAGCATCAGCCCTGACATGTTTGAACAGTATCTTCATATTGCGGAGGTCATGATTCTTCTCCTTGATCGTGACGCACGTATCTCTTACATCAATCGAAAGGGTGCACAGATCCTTGGGTTTGAAACATCTCAATTAATCGGGAGCAGATGGATTGACAACTTCATCCCGGAAAGGAATCGGGAAGAGGTTGAAAACATTTTTCATGAGATTGTGACGGGTAAGTTGGAGATGTTCGGCTTCTATGAAAATCCTATTCTAACGAAGTCCGGGGAAGAGCGCATCATCAGGTGGCACAATACGGTGCTCAAGGATGGTGATGGAGAGCTTATCGGCGCCCTGAGCTCGGGAGAGGATGTCACGGAGCGAAGAATAATTGAAGAAGCATTGCAGAGATCCCGTGACGACTGGGAAAATATCTTTCAGGCGGTTGGAGATCCGACCTTCATTCTTGATACGGACCATAAAATCATCGATGCAAACAGGGCGGCCGTGGAAGCGTTCGGTACCCGGATCGAAGAAATAACGGGACAGTACTGTTTCCGGTTTTGTCATGGTCTGGAATCCCCGGCGGAGGGGTGCCCGATGAAAGAGATCCTGAAATCGGGGGATTTTCAGAGAAAGGTTATGAAAATCGAGACGCTGAATGGGACGTTTCTTGTATCGTGCACCCCGATTCTAAAAGATGGTGAGATAGAAAGAATAATACACGTTGCGTCAGATATAACGGAACAGAAGAGAATCGAGGATGAATTAATCGACAACCAGGAAAGATTCCGCTCCCTGGTGGAGGATATCAACGATGTAATTTTCAGCCTTGATTTATCGGGCACTATCACCTATATCAGCCCGGTCTTTGAAAGGATTTTTTCTTACGACGTCGATACGATGGTGGGAAGCAACTTCATGGAATATATTCATCCCGATGACCTGCAGAATGTGCTGGTAAGCCTGGAAGGAGTCCTTGAGGGTGATATTAAGCCCTACCAGTATCGAGTGATCGATAAGGATGGAACACCTGTTTTTATTGAATCATCGAGTCGACTCGTGTATCTGGATGGAAGTCCGGTCGGTCTCACCGGTGTCCTGAGGGATATCACGGAAAAGAAGAAAATGCAGGAGCAGTTTCAACAGACCGAAAAACTTTCAAGCCTGGGCGAAATTATTTCCGGGGTCGCCCACGAGTTGAATAATCCCCTTACCACCATTGTGGGGTTTTCCGAGCTGGTGATGAAAAAAGATGTGCCGGAAGGTGTGAAAGAAGATCTGAAGATAATTTACGAGGAAGCGATCAGAAGCTCCAAGATAATCAAATCCCTGTTGACGTTCGCTCGCAAGCACACCCCCGAAAAAAAGATGATCAAAATCAATGATGTCATCAGGGAGGCGTATAAACTCAGAGAGTATGAACTCAGAGTCGACAATGTGAATACCGAATTTGAGCTCTCAGAGGATCTTCCTGAAACCTGTGCGGATCCATATCAGCTTCAGCAGGTGTTCATTAATCTCATAAACAACGCACATCACGCCCTGCTGGAAAAAAACTGTGGGAGACTGAAAATCACAACCTGTCGGGAGGGGAATGCTATCTGCATCGTATGCGAAGACAACGGCCCCGGTATATTGAATGAACACATAAGCAAGATTTTCGATCCCTTTTTCACCACCAAGGAAGTGGGGAGGGGAACGGGACTCGGATTGAGCGTCGTATACGGCATTGTCAGCGAGCACGATGGAGAGATATCGGTGGAGAGCGAGGAGGGGAACGGGACAAAATTCACCATCAGGATACCCATCATTACAAAAGAAGCCGATTCTCTCAAGACGGATACCGCCGAATATAAAAGTCCGGAGGGCGCGGTATCCATCCTTGTTGTCGAGGATGAGAGTCTCTTGAGAAAATTCATCTCTACCGTTCTGATTTCTGAGGGATATAATGTAGAGGATTGTGAAAGCGGGGAAGAGGCCATTGAAATGATCAAGAAGGGGGATTTTGACCTGATAATCTCGGATATGAAGATGTCGGGCATTGGCGGTCAGAATCTCTATACATATGTCCAGAAATATTATCCCGACCTTGTTGAAAAAATGTTGTTTATTACGGGCGATGTGCTCGGGCGGGAAACCCAGAACTTTTTCAAAATTTCGGGATGTAAATACCTGGAAAAGCCCTTCACCTCATCAAAACTGCTCGTGTATACGAATGAATTGCTCGACTGA
- a CDS encoding DUF3179 domain-containing protein, with protein MNGRRLTFYTGGLSDGLIVIRDRETRSFWNHITGVCIKGELTGERMTLVPLLHTTVTGALKRYPAAHLAYSRQTLFQRLMSFFIELNRVYVGRFTLPFLKKTLTTIDTRRPSWELGLGVWMEEADGSVSARYYPIKTIRRLERSGRGLIDVLSGRKLLICLDSRNSVPGAIMLTAPGAREATIARREGTEIVLDSGAEFIGGDLFDAEGAPLFAPRPMQLYARWYGFAATFPGCDIYEA; from the coding sequence GTGAACGGACGGAGACTGACGTTTTACACGGGCGGTCTCTCTGACGGGCTTATCGTTATACGGGACCGGGAGACCAGATCCTTCTGGAACCACATCACCGGCGTGTGCATAAAGGGGGAGTTGACCGGGGAACGGATGACGCTGGTTCCGCTGCTCCACACGACCGTCACCGGCGCACTTAAGCGGTATCCGGCGGCGCACCTTGCGTATTCCCGACAAACCCTATTTCAAAGGCTGATGTCGTTTTTCATAGAGCTCAACCGCGTGTACGTGGGGCGGTTCACCCTTCCCTTTCTCAAAAAGACCCTCACGACCATTGACACAAGACGGCCCTCCTGGGAGCTGGGGCTGGGGGTGTGGATGGAGGAGGCCGACGGTTCTGTTTCGGCCCGGTACTACCCAATCAAAACCATCAGGCGACTGGAAAGATCGGGGAGGGGGCTGATCGACGTGCTCTCCGGGAGGAAGCTGTTGATCTGTTTGGATTCCCGGAACAGCGTTCCCGGGGCGATCATGCTTACGGCCCCCGGCGCCCGGGAGGCGACAATCGCCCGGCGAGAGGGCACGGAGATCGTCCTGGATTCCGGGGCGGAGTTTATTGGGGGGGACCTGTTCGACGCCGAGGGCGCCCCGCTGTTCGCGCCCCGGCCCATGCAGCTTTACGCCCGGTGGTACGGGTTCGCCGCCACGTTTCCGGGGTGCGATATCTATGAGGCGTGA